The following are encoded in a window of Bradyrhizobium sp. WBOS07 genomic DNA:
- the hpaD gene encoding 3,4-dihydroxyphenylacetate 2,3-dioxygenase: MGDIVLAAKIAHVPSIMISERDGPLKGKRAAAIQALREIGRRARDRKADTFLVFDTHWISNFGCHMNANARHRGVYTSHEAPHMIQNMNYDYPGDPELGDAIAAEATRHGLQVLAHKVETLPLEYGTIVPMHYMNEGGWARVLSVAAPIFASVEENRKFGTACAAAIAASNRKVAVLASGSMSHKLVANEQVGDSQWEQVGSEFNRQVDLRVLDLWKERRYAEFVRMLPEYSTKCNGEALMADTHMMFGLLGWDAYTGETELLCPYFPSSGSGQIIAEHHL; the protein is encoded by the coding sequence ATGGGTGACATCGTATTGGCGGCCAAGATTGCGCACGTACCTTCGATCATGATTTCGGAGCGCGACGGGCCGCTGAAGGGAAAGCGGGCAGCGGCCATTCAGGCGTTGCGCGAAATCGGCAGGCGTGCCCGCGACAGGAAGGCCGACACGTTCCTCGTATTCGATACCCATTGGATCTCGAATTTCGGGTGTCACATGAACGCAAACGCGCGCCATCGCGGCGTCTATACCAGCCATGAAGCGCCGCATATGATCCAGAACATGAATTACGACTATCCCGGCGACCCCGAGCTAGGCGACGCCATCGCAGCCGAAGCGACGAGGCACGGTCTTCAGGTCCTGGCACACAAGGTGGAGACGCTGCCGCTCGAGTACGGCACCATCGTGCCGATGCACTACATGAACGAAGGCGGCTGGGCGCGCGTCCTTTCGGTTGCCGCGCCGATCTTCGCCAGCGTGGAGGAGAACCGCAAGTTCGGCACGGCCTGCGCTGCCGCGATCGCCGCCTCCAATCGCAAGGTCGCTGTCCTTGCCTCCGGCTCCATGTCGCACAAGCTCGTTGCCAACGAGCAGGTCGGCGACAGCCAGTGGGAACAGGTCGGCAGCGAATTCAACCGCCAGGTCGACTTGCGCGTCCTCGATCTATGGAAGGAACGCCGCTATGCGGAGTTCGTCCGCATGCTCCCCGAATACTCGACCAAGTGCAATGGAGAGGCCTTGATGGCCGATACCCACATGATGTTCGGGTTGCTCGGTTGGGACGCATACACGGGAGAAACCGAGCTGCTTTGTCCCTACTTCCCTTCATCGGGCAGCGGCCAGATCATCGCCGAGCATCATCTTTGA
- a CDS encoding tripartite tricarboxylate transporter substrate binding protein — protein MQWMRRIAATGFLLGSVIAAGPAQSADNYPSRPIRMVHGFAAGGAADTLSRIVADGLSKKLGQPVVVEAKPGAGGNIAADAIARAEPDGYTIGLVTGAHAISAATYKSLSYQPAESFDMISTLVYYALVIAVRNDYPAKSLGELIAMAKQKPGALSFGSVGFGSTHHLAGELLNAMAGTEMVHVPYRGDSQSITAMLGGEVPVIIGTPVLLAAQIQSGAVRGLAVTSPKRTALLPDVPTVEEAGVKGYDVRTWAGLLAPKGTPPAVVATLNAATLEILKDPEIKQRLETAVGGEVRGSSPEEMKKLIQSEIAKWSGVVERAKIPRI, from the coding sequence ATGCAATGGATGAGGCGGATTGCTGCGACCGGATTTCTGCTTGGCAGCGTCATTGCTGCTGGCCCCGCCCAATCGGCGGATAATTATCCGTCGCGGCCGATACGAATGGTTCACGGCTTCGCCGCTGGTGGCGCGGCCGATACGCTGTCGCGCATCGTTGCCGACGGGCTGTCCAAGAAGCTCGGGCAACCGGTCGTCGTTGAGGCCAAACCGGGAGCGGGCGGCAACATTGCGGCTGACGCGATCGCCAGGGCTGAGCCCGACGGCTATACGATCGGCCTCGTCACGGGCGCCCATGCCATATCGGCCGCGACTTACAAGAGTCTGAGCTACCAGCCGGCCGAAAGCTTCGACATGATCTCGACGCTGGTCTACTACGCGCTGGTCATTGCGGTGCGCAACGACTACCCGGCCAAATCGCTCGGCGAATTGATCGCGATGGCAAAGCAGAAACCCGGCGCCCTCAGCTTCGGCTCGGTCGGTTTCGGCAGCACGCACCACCTCGCAGGGGAGCTGCTTAATGCGATGGCCGGCACCGAGATGGTGCACGTTCCCTATCGCGGTGATTCCCAATCCATCACTGCGATGCTTGGCGGCGAGGTTCCGGTCATCATCGGCACGCCGGTCCTGCTCGCAGCACAGATCCAGAGCGGAGCCGTTCGCGGGCTGGCTGTGACTTCGCCAAAGCGGACCGCGCTTTTGCCCGACGTCCCGACCGTCGAGGAAGCCGGCGTCAAGGGATATGACGTGCGCACGTGGGCGGGCCTTCTCGCTCCCAAGGGCACCCCACCTGCCGTCGTTGCGACGCTCAACGCGGCGACGCTCGAGATCCTCAAGGACCCCGAGATCAAGCAGCGCCTGGAAACAGCCGTGGGAGGCGAAGTCCGTGGCAGCTCCCCGGAAGAGATGAAGAAGCTGATCCAGTCCGAAATCGCGAAGTGGTCGGGCGTGGTGGAGCGGGCGAAGATCCCCAGGATCTGA
- a CDS encoding fumarylacetoacetate hydrolase family protein codes for MKLLSFLDGNRESWGAVVENGVVDLGRALPQYPTLADFLGSNDYARREAIVAEHKPTMKLADVKYLPVIPRPEKIVCAVRNYLDHHNEAVAFGMKREITEFPPIFLRVWRSQVGHNAPVIRPKVSDNFDWEGELAVVIGKGGRHISQDDAWNHVAGYSIYNDVSVRDWQRHAGQIASGKNFVGTGPFGPWLVTPDEIGDPAKLKLETRVNGAVVQSSDTSMLIFSIPRLIEYSSTIFDLVPGDVIATGTPAGVGFTRKPPIFLKPGDVVEVEIENIGVLSNPVVDEA; via the coding sequence ATGAAGCTGCTGTCGTTCCTGGATGGAAATCGGGAAAGCTGGGGAGCCGTCGTCGAAAATGGCGTGGTCGATCTCGGCCGCGCCCTGCCCCAATATCCGACCCTCGCCGACTTCCTCGGCAGCAACGACTACGCGCGCCGCGAGGCCATCGTCGCCGAACACAAGCCGACGATGAAGCTGGCCGACGTCAAATACCTTCCCGTGATCCCGCGTCCCGAAAAGATCGTCTGCGCCGTGCGCAATTATCTCGACCACCACAACGAGGCGGTGGCGTTCGGCATGAAGCGCGAGATCACCGAGTTTCCGCCGATCTTCCTGCGGGTCTGGCGCTCCCAGGTCGGCCACAACGCGCCGGTGATACGGCCGAAGGTCTCCGACAATTTCGACTGGGAGGGCGAGCTCGCCGTCGTGATCGGCAAGGGCGGTCGCCACATCAGCCAGGACGATGCCTGGAACCACGTGGCGGGCTACTCGATCTACAACGACGTCAGCGTGCGCGACTGGCAGCGCCATGCCGGGCAAATTGCCTCCGGCAAGAACTTCGTTGGCACCGGTCCGTTCGGACCGTGGCTCGTGACGCCGGACGAGATCGGCGATCCCGCCAAGCTGAAGCTGGAGACGCGCGTCAATGGCGCGGTAGTGCAGTCCTCCGACACCTCGATGCTGATCTTCTCGATCCCGCGACTGATCGAATATTCCTCGACCATCTTCGACCTTGTTCCTGGCGACGTCATAGCCACCGGCACGCCGGCCGGCGTCGGCTTCACGCGCAAGCCGCCGATCTTTCTCAAGCCTGGAGACGTGGTCGAGGTCGAGATCGAAAACATCGGCGTGCTCAGCAATCCGGTCGTCGACGAAGCATAG
- a CDS encoding VOC family protein, whose amino-acid sequence MAALEVTLKRADLRPELRSDPLPGISRLLSFIDPEGTRFELIQGWTPTPAQERIGALAVIKLGHVALRTPDPLATSNFCADVMGLRVSDWVEDRFVFMRSGYEHHTLNFARAPVRSLHHLAFELRGPSHMQQACDHLARHKLDILWGPVRHGPGHNTAVYHRNPDGHLVELFHDLDRMIDEELGYFDPRPWHRDRPQRPKVWVGLPRDVWGLPPSPECVEFAR is encoded by the coding sequence ATGGCGGCGCTGGAGGTTACCCTGAAACGCGCGGATCTGCGTCCAGAACTGCGGAGTGATCCCCTGCCGGGAATTTCCAGGCTGCTGTCGTTCATCGATCCCGAAGGGACGCGGTTCGAGTTGATTCAGGGCTGGACGCCGACGCCGGCGCAGGAGCGGATCGGCGCGCTCGCCGTCATCAAGCTCGGTCATGTCGCGCTTCGGACGCCCGACCCGCTGGCGACGTCGAACTTCTGTGCTGATGTCATGGGTTTGCGGGTGTCCGACTGGGTCGAGGACCGTTTCGTCTTCATGCGCAGCGGCTACGAACATCATACGTTGAACTTCGCCCGTGCTCCCGTGCGCAGCCTCCATCACCTCGCATTCGAATTGCGCGGCCCTTCCCACATGCAACAGGCTTGCGATCATCTCGCTCGCCACAAGCTCGATATCCTTTGGGGACCGGTCCGCCACGGCCCGGGCCACAACACGGCCGTCTACCACCGCAATCCCGATGGCCATCTGGTCGAGCTGTTCCACGATCTCGACCGGATGATTGACGAAGAGCTCGGCTACTTCGATCCGCGCCCCTGGCATCGCGATCGTCCGCAGCGCCCGAAAGTCTGGGTTGGGCTGCCGCGCGACGTCTGGGGTCTGCCGCCATCGCCCGAATGCGTCGAGTTCGCGCGCTAG
- a CDS encoding amino acid synthesis family protein: MSYDIRKTALGVETIWHERGPRLEKPLLVGTAIAVIHNPFAGRYEPNLMPFQAALRELGRELATRLIAQLGGAERIEAYGKGIIVGEDGELEHGAVWHEAGGQGMREVLSQPKAIVPAAKTIGGPGTRLMVPLGHIHACYVRSHFGTAEMTLWDAPRRDEIAFGLVMATGGRPHARIGGLAASDISVHDGQR; the protein is encoded by the coding sequence ATGTCCTACGATATTCGCAAGACCGCGCTTGGTGTCGAGACAATCTGGCACGAGCGCGGGCCTCGCCTAGAGAAGCCGCTGTTGGTCGGAACGGCCATTGCGGTCATCCACAATCCCTTCGCCGGTCGCTACGAACCCAACCTGATGCCGTTCCAGGCGGCCTTGCGTGAGCTCGGGCGCGAGCTCGCGACGCGGCTGATCGCGCAGCTCGGCGGCGCCGAGCGCATCGAAGCCTACGGCAAGGGCATCATCGTCGGCGAAGACGGCGAGCTCGAGCATGGCGCGGTCTGGCACGAAGCCGGCGGCCAGGGCATGCGCGAGGTGCTCAGCCAGCCCAAGGCGATCGTGCCGGCGGCAAAGACCATCGGCGGACCCGGCACGCGTCTCATGGTTCCGCTTGGACACATCCATGCGTGCTATGTGCGCAGCCATTTTGGTACCGCGGAGATGACGCTATGGGATGCGCCCAGACGTGACGAGATCGCTTTCGGGCTGGTGATGGCGACCGGCGGCAGGCCTCATGCGCGGATCGGCGGGCTCGCCGCATCCGATATCTCGGTGCACGATGGGCAGCGCTGA
- a CDS encoding zinc-dependent alcohol dehydrogenase family protein has protein sequence MPTPGAGQVQIRAEAFGVGQPDVLIRRGVYKWMPPLPANPGNDVAGCISALGAGVEGVHVGQKVLLSARDLSQRGGCYADYVVAPADAVHVLPDHVDLQAAVCLSNYQVAYALLQECRHPRAPASVLVIGAAGGVGTALVQLAKLAQMTVIGTVSTDEKAEFARRHGADHVIFYRSEDVVARTRELTKGEGVGLVLDHVCGPEFASYLGGLGKWGTLLSYNAFAGLPEENLMAAMRDHLDICPAVRCFSFHIYDHDRESRRALMRSVIDALSRNAIKPAISAVLKLDQVRQAHTLLEQGSALGKIIMTR, from the coding sequence GTGCCCACGCCGGGTGCCGGACAGGTTCAGATCCGTGCCGAAGCATTCGGCGTGGGGCAGCCCGACGTGCTGATCCGTCGCGGCGTTTACAAATGGATGCCGCCGCTGCCGGCCAATCCCGGCAATGATGTCGCCGGCTGCATCTCCGCGCTCGGGGCGGGCGTTGAGGGCGTGCACGTCGGCCAGAAGGTCCTGCTGAGCGCGCGTGATCTATCGCAGCGCGGCGGCTGTTATGCCGATTATGTGGTCGCTCCCGCCGACGCCGTTCATGTGCTTCCCGACCATGTCGATCTGCAAGCAGCGGTGTGCCTGTCGAATTATCAAGTGGCTTACGCACTCCTGCAGGAGTGCCGCCATCCGCGCGCGCCCGCGAGCGTCCTGGTGATCGGCGCGGCCGGCGGCGTCGGCACCGCGCTGGTGCAACTGGCCAAGCTGGCGCAGATGACCGTGATCGGCACGGTTTCCACCGACGAGAAGGCCGAGTTCGCGCGCCGTCACGGCGCCGACCACGTCATCTTCTACCGCAGCGAGGATGTCGTGGCGCGGACCCGCGAGTTGACCAAAGGCGAGGGCGTCGGTCTCGTTCTCGACCACGTCTGCGGTCCGGAGTTTGCGTCCTATCTCGGGGGGCTTGGAAAATGGGGCACGCTGCTGTCATACAACGCTTTCGCCGGGCTGCCGGAAGAGAATCTGATGGCGGCGATGCGCGATCATCTCGACATCTGCCCTGCCGTGCGCTGCTTCTCCTTTCACATTTACGATCATGATCGCGAGAGCCGTCGCGCACTGATGCGCAGCGTGATCGACGCCCTGAGTCGCAATGCGATCAAGCCGGCGATCTCGGCGGTTCTGAAGCTGGATCAAGTCAGGCAAGCTCACACCTTGCTGGAGCAGGGCTCCGCGCTCGGCAAGATCATCATGACGCGTTGA
- a CDS encoding GntR family transcriptional regulator, whose amino-acid sequence MPDSAIRPRKEFGKTIAADITHRLREEIVTCALAPGEPLRFDVLRERFGASFTTLREALTALAAEGLVDAQEQRGFRVAPVSRQDLVEVTDARVLIEVELMRRAIQKGDDDWEIAVISTLHRLKRIEQRDPEHPLRDPEWKIAHRQFHQALVSACGSATLLAIRAELFDRAERYRHLSANFRPRPRDKAGEHQAIMQAAISRNADLAVQLIETHIRSTADNVAKYAGHLLETE is encoded by the coding sequence ATGCCCGACAGCGCCATTCGCCCCCGCAAGGAATTCGGCAAGACGATCGCCGCCGACATTACCCATCGGCTGCGCGAGGAGATCGTGACCTGCGCTCTTGCCCCCGGCGAGCCGTTGAGGTTCGACGTCTTACGCGAGCGTTTCGGCGCGAGCTTCACCACTTTGCGGGAGGCGCTGACCGCCCTCGCCGCCGAGGGCCTGGTCGACGCCCAGGAGCAGCGCGGATTTCGCGTTGCGCCGGTCAGCCGGCAGGATCTTGTGGAGGTCACCGACGCCCGGGTCCTCATCGAAGTGGAATTGATGCGCCGCGCCATCCAGAAGGGCGATGACGACTGGGAGATTGCCGTCATCTCGACGCTTCACAGGCTGAAACGGATCGAACAGCGTGATCCCGAGCATCCGCTGCGCGACCCCGAATGGAAGATCGCCCACCGGCAATTCCACCAGGCGTTGGTCTCCGCCTGCGGCTCCGCGACCCTGCTCGCAATCCGCGCCGAGCTGTTCGACCGCGCCGAGCGATACCGGCATCTGTCGGCCAATTTCCGGCCACGCCCCCGCGACAAGGCCGGCGAGCACCAGGCGATCATGCAAGCCGCCATATCGCGCAATGCCGATCTCGCGGTGCAGCTGATCGAGACCCACATCCGCTCCACCGCGGACAATGTCGCGAAATACGCGGGGCACCTGCTCGAGACCGAATAG